From the genome of Nicotiana sylvestris chromosome 2, ASM39365v2, whole genome shotgun sequence, one region includes:
- the LOC138884177 gene encoding WAT1-related protein At4g08300-like translates to MTLKEYPAELSLAAWVCVMGIVEGGIVALIMERDWNAWKIGFDARLLAAVYSGIVCSGIAYYVQSVVNKVKGPVFVTAFSPLSMVITSILAAIILAESVHLGSCIGAIIIVMGLYSMVWGKSK, encoded by the coding sequence ATGACATTGAAGGAATACCCAGCAGAGCTATCTCTGGCAGCATGGGTATGTGTGATGGGCATAGTGGAAGGAGGAATTGTTGCCCTTATAATGGAACGTGATTGGAATGCATGGAAAATTGGCTTCGACGCTAGGCTCCTTGCTGCTGTTTATTCTGGAATCGTTTGCTCGGGAATTGCATATTACGTGCAAAGTGTAGTTAATAAAGTTAAAGGCCCAGTGTTCGTGACAGCCTTTAGCCCTTTGAGTATGGTCATCACTTCTATTCTTGCTGCTATTATCTTGGCTGAGTCAGTCCACCTTGGAAGCTGCATTGGAGCAATTATCATAGTCATGGGACTTTACTCTATGGTGTGGGGAAAGAGTAAGTAG